The sequence GGCCTCGGTTTGCCCATCGACTCTGATATTGCACAGATGCAAAAGGGTAAGATCAGCCTTGCATACAAGCAATCCATTTAAACTAACGACTATTCGGGCAACCGGCTTGCTCGCTCAAATTCCACCGCCCTAGCAACTGATGATTCAGTGAAATGGAGGCAGTAAAATGTACAAGTAAATGTTATTTGCTAAAGGACTTGATGGATAGGTCTATTAGAGAATACGGTTTAGATAGTTTGTTCCTACTAAGAGGACTCCACAAAAACGATGAAACACAGGCGGGAACAAACCCTGCTTTTAAACACCCGCTAAGACCAAGAGTGTGCCCCTGTCGGCAACACCTGGGTAGCTAGCACGAGTGGCTCCCACATCCTCCATCCAATCCCTTTTCTGTcgtttcctcctccccccccccctccccccacccccccggggTCAGAGGGTGGGGTGTTAAAAGGCAGACTGACACAGAGCTGGATCATCTAGAGTCGTGGGGGTTGGAGTGTGGTGCGGTACACTGTTGCGGTTCGCCACTGTTAGATCTGGTGCTGAAGGACGCTGGCCTATCTCCAGCGTTATCTACGACTCTCCCCTGAACAGACCCCGTGATGAGATCCTGGGGCGGAATCCGTCgcatctccatggcaaccgtCAGCTTCCGGCTGAGGGAAAGGTTGGTGTGCGTGGGTCAGCTCAGAGAGCTAATGTCATTTCCTGTACGGCTGGACGCTCTCACATGATGGCTATCTGGACCCACCCCAGGACTGGTACTACGTACTGTACCTTgcacattttctctctttctctctgacagagCGAGGGTGGTGCTGTACTAGAATCATTCATAACTTTACCATTTCGTTCGAACAGAGCAGAGTGATCGAGATATACAGTCTGGTGTGTTTTTGACAAAGAGTTGAATGTTATGTTTAAGGTAAAAATCATTCATATTGTACTGTTCTGTGTGACAAGAGTCTATGCAGGAGACTTCATTAAATAACCTACACCATCAATATCCTCCTCAATAGCCTTCCCATGCTAGACCACGGACGACTAAGAATAGTCTTGGTAACTTATGAATAATGCTCTCTTCTTTTTATGCAAAACCACTCACCACATATTATTGAGACTGACATGAGGATATGAAGATGCAGAATGTGTAAGGGGACTGAATTACCTCAGGGACGGCTGAGAGGAGAATGGGAGATGATTGATCATGACTAAGCATTGTGCCGGCCTCACTGTAAGTGTATCCATCCGTCAGGTGATCACCGTCTCCGCTCCTCCAGTGgctaaaccacacacacgcacacacacacacagattagatCCAAACCACTAAGCGGTGACATTAGCTATGAGGATCAATCCTTCTTTGAATCAACAGTACATTTTCGGATGCCTCAACCCACATCTGTAAATAAGATGGGAGTTGATTTGTTGTCTTGCATTGGGGACTATTCTACTGATAAGGTTGTCAAGCATATCTCATATATCGTTTTTACACCACACCAATGCCAAAATAGATATCATTCCAATGTTCTAGAGCCAATCATGTTCCTGCTTACATTTGGGCATATCTGCATATCTATTATAAGAGCCGTCGTAAATAAGCTTTAATGGAACTGTCGTCTTGTGCCAACACATATTAACAGAGCTTCAATTCCAAACTGAGCTGACAGCTAATTGTGGTAACCCAATGGCACAACATCCATCTTAGCAAATACACTAGGACAAATGGGAATTATACCAATGTATAGTACACACTGCATGGTTTTTATAACTGCATGTTGTTGACAGGCAGGTATAGAACCAACAGACCCTATTGAGGGGAAAGTGTAAAGATTCCAGGCTCCAGTCCTCTTTCTCTTCaacacccccgccccccataTCACAATCATGGCCCCTCTAAACATGAGCTGAACACGCCTATTCCATAATACTCTAGTTCAGTGGTCGAACTCCCGTTCAGCTCCGACCACTAACAGAGGGAGGGTTCCGTCCTCTTCCAGCCCATCCCTTCCGGCCAGTGAGGCTCCCCTTCATCAGGCTGAGCTGGAGGACTCTGTCCCCAGGGCCCCGTTCAAGGCCTGCATTAATTCACACAGCCATAAATTCTCCCTGAGAGGCCTGGACGTGGCTGCCCCGTCTGGCCCCCATCCTCCCGGGCGTGAGGCTTACCGCTCCCCTTCCTGCTGGAGTCTCCGAGGGGCCTCTCTGGGACTGACTTATGGCTCGATAGGTGGGGCTTCTGTCAACGGGAGGTTTTAAGAGGCAGCTGTAAAAGGACCGTTTCCTCGGACGCAGATTAAGCCTGACCCGACACTAGAGAGCCAGGGAGGGCAGCTTTCGTTGATTGCATCTCGTTGTTCCaagattttgtttttgtaaatctTAAGGGATACTGTTGAGGGAATATTGGTGGGGTTGGTGGTATAATGCCTCTATTCTGGAAGAATTTGGTGCAACTAGGAAATCTTTCATTATGGCAGTCCATACAATGAATGACACTGAAATACAGCTGAAATGCCTCTGGGTATTTTGAGGCCTCAAAGTGAAAGTGACTAGCTTCTCACTGGCTCGAGTTAATTTGTTCCTCAAATTCAGTAGCGGAGATAAGACTTTCAAAGGATGAAAATACCAAGGCCTTTCTTTTTCATGAATTATGCCGTGCAGCCTTTGCTgactatacatacacacacactcacataactTGAATATATTCGTATGCATCTTGATGAACTCAAATAAAGTAAATTAGAATTCAGCAGCCACGGTGCAGAGACAAGAGAACGGAAGGGCACAATCGAGCAGATGCACTGAGAAAATACCttgtggttgtgtgtcaggTCAGCACTGTCTGAATAGTACATTGGATTTCTGTAGGCCTGCAAGACCTTTGGAAAGTATTCAACCCCCTTTACATCCATCACCTTTTGATGTCTCACAGGCCTTCTGACGGCAAAAGCCTGCTCTGCTTTCCAGGATTCAAATGTAAAGGACGAAGCCTGGAAGGGCAAATGATCAGCTGTATGTACGCTCTCTGATGCTATATCTGGTCAGAGCTGATTACACCCAAGTTTCTGGGGCTAATAGGGTTTCTCTGCAGCTCGGCCCCCTCCCTCTGAGCTTAAATGAAGCATTAGCTCCGAGTTCTCCCCAGCTAAGGCCAGCTAAATGACCAGGCCCACTGGAGCAAGCCTCATTAAGACCCGTATGAAAAGACTAATTGGCTAAACGAGCCGAGGTCAGAGCCCAGCGAGTGAATATCCAAAAGACACAAAGCACGGGCGCAACCTCCCAGCCATGTGATCTGCGCCCAGATACATGCTGCTGATTTGAGAAATCCTTCTTTTCttatgttttcctgtttctataTCTataactctcctccctcccagcccaaATGGAACATTTTGCTATTTCGTATGgagggacggggacggggggcacgcaggagagggggaacacGGCGAGCGGAAGGGCGATTTAGTGGAGGTAAAAACCTCGGCTCGCCACGGCTCGGTGAACAGCTCCAGCAGATGAGGGCTTACGTAAGCAGGGGCCCGGCTACTAACCGAGGTTGTTTTATTTATCGTTCCGGCGTTGTTATCATGCCTTTGGTTTGACTCGCTGTCGCGGCGTGGAGGCGTGAGCACGGCGGCAGTCCTGATCTGTTGTGACGCGCCGCCGCGAGTGAGGGAGCAGCACCGGCGAGGCCGCACCGACAACAGGATGGCTGCGGATTAAAATGGATGAGTCAGTGGGGTTGGTAGGAGGACAGCCTGCCACTGTGGCCGGGTCAGAGAGACGTCTCTGTCAGAGAGGATAGAGCGGCGAGGGCCTGAGGAAGCCTGGAGGAATATGACAAACGACAAGATGGAGGTTGTAAAATGAAGACGATTCTCATGTTTACAAAATAAGCAAAACTAAACAGTTCTCAGAAAGTTAAGGGACTTCACAGCTGAAGGGATACAATGagatgtgtaaaaaaaataaaatcaatgGCTGTCATTTTCTTAGTTGTTTCTGAACGTACAattcgaaaaaaaaaaaggtttcttcTCAAACCACTGAACaattaacacaaacacatatgaaacacaatcAGTTCTACCAGTTTCCGACCATTCGGAAACACACAAGCTTCCCAGCTTCCCGAGCAGGTCTCATGATGTGGCACAGACTAGCCGAGTCTCCCAAACAGAGGGAAGATAAACTTGGTGGGCGAGCGGACAGGAGTGAAAGGCagacctggagagagaaaaaccaTCAGAGTCAATCCAGAGTTCAACCGTGACTGTCATCAGAACATAATATACATTACAGTATTAACACCTACATATGACTGAATAATAACAGGATACATGAACTGATAACGCAATGGCTGATCTACTGAGTATGATAAACGAAGCACGTAAGAAATCTCCTTTCTTCCACTTTCTGAATGTGTGTCGCTCCAGATAAACACAAGATGATCATAATGAACGGTGTGAATCTGTGAGTGGGAAAGAACGCCAATGGACGACCAGgctttataccatggtctggctgaatactcgattctgattggctgcaggggtgtccattatcaggtgatattggacacctcgtcgggcattaccCATTACTTATACAACCtttggatgtttttttttgtgtgcgaAGTGGGTGGTGTTCTCTTTGGATCTGAACTGGAACCACTGTGATCAGTGGTGTATCAATATCAAGGCCAATGCAATTAAAGAACACaactgaggcagagagatatTGGAACAGGTCTAATTGAATCCATGTCAGTTCATCAGTGCAGGACTATCCAACACTGGGGCCGCAGCACTGAAATCAATACGCCCTGTATGCATCCATGGCACAGGCTAATTTCATTCGGTTTTGCTATAGCGTCATTAACGCAAAGGAAAAAGGCCTGCGCATGTCTATGGAAGTGTGTGAAGTGTGcgtttgcatttgtgtgtggggtgtttgcttgtgtgtggggtgtttgcttgtgtgtggggtgtttgcttgtgtgtggggtgtttgcttgtgtgtggggtgtttgcttgtgtgtggggtgtttgcttgtgtgtggggtgtttgcttgtgtgtggggtgtttgcttgtgtgtggggtgtttgcttgtgtgtggggtgtttgcttgtgtgtggggagtttgcctgtgtgtggggtgtttgcttgtgtgtggggtgtttgcttgtgtgtggggtgtttgcttgtgtgtggggtgtttccatgtgtgtgcgttggtgtATGTGATGGCATTACCGTAATAGCAGCTCTGAGTCTCCATCAGTTCAGGGGTGTGGAGGCTGAGAGTCCTGatgctggagggctggggggctgggaggctggagggctggggagctgggaggctggagggctggggagctgggaggctggagggctgtggggctgggaggctggagggctgggggggcgcCACGAGGGCCGGGCTCAGCTGCAACAGGGCGAGCAACAACACGTGAGCAAGGAATCCTGGGTAGGAGCATCACTGCTCTTTAAGGAGCTAGCTCCATCAGAACTCCATTCCAGGTGAAAGGCAGGGGAATAGAAACAGGAATACCAAGGCTTTAACTTCAAATGTGTGAAAATTAAACACATTTCCGTGGTTGGAACGATTGTATTTGAACATATGAGCCTTTTTACTCCCACACGCTTGTGCATAATGACTTGGCAAGTTAATAAAAACACCAGGGGTGAAAATTGCTCTCGTTCTCTTCCAATTAACAAATAATTAAGTCTGCCTTGCCGTGGGGTTTCCCGGGAGACTGGGCAGGGGTAAAGGCCTGATGAGTGACAAACAAGCCAACAAGAGGAGATGAGCTCAACttgacacacaccccaacaacaAGCTCCAGCTGCTTTCCCAAACATTAGGAACTCTATGGGACCAACAGCAGCTGTTTGGTAGCCAGTGTGCCTACTAGGCATGTGGCcagaaaacaaggccaaaacTGTTATGTTTGGAATGTGGCTGGCTTGTTGATTGGACCGCGTTCATGTAGTAGCTTGGAGGGTGGTGTTTTTCTCTCCATTAACACCTAATAAATGTATTGGCTCACATTTATATGTATATCAAATTCCCAAACGACACCAGCAACTTGAGATCCAGTGCTTGTACACACCTGACCAAacttgttttatatatatatatatatatatatgatatatcAAATGATATGGTTTAGATTGAATTTGATGCATTTTGCACAGTATTCGCTTTGCAGATGACAAATAAATGTAATCACTTTTTTAATTTAAAAACCTCAAATGATACGCAATGATTATCTTATCGCAACCCAAAAGACATGCTAAGCTCTGGTCAGCAAGTTTGTAATATGTAAATGACTTGCTACAAAGCAAGTGTAATCCACAGAGATCCCCCTCACTGATTCCATCCACAGCAAGGTCAGGCCTCTCACAAGCCTGCATCACATTACATTAACACAACCGGATCACAGATTTAAGCTGACGTTTAACGGATGTCAGTACCTCGGCTGCGTCTCTATGGTAACTAGGTTCCGTCTTGGGCTGTAAATACATACATTacgtttgtatttatttagtagATGCTTTTAGCCAAAGCAgtagtgcatatagaaagtaaAGTACAGTTATGTGCAGTATTTCTGTGGTTAGAGTCAAGAGTGTTTACTAGCCACATTGCCAAGTAGCCACATCTCAGCCTACAGGcacgattaaaaaaaatactaaaagATTACTAACTCAGTGCAACAATTACATCTAAAATTGCTTACGTTTACACCAACAATAACATATTTATTCTAGTAGCTAGCTAAATAATGTATGGCGAATACATATAATAATACTAAAGTGCAGTAACACATTTCAATTCCTCAACTGCAGTCTTAAAATTACATCTCGATTCAActtgactaaatgactaaatgtaacttagTGTCTAGTACAGGGCGGTGGCACCTCCCCGCTCTCCCCCACATCACCTCTCTGGGATCGGGGTCCGGTGTCCAGGCCTGGTCCCAGACGCTGCAGCACAGGactggctcctccctcctcagcacCTCAAACTGGTCCAgcttgtgatcctggaggaggtCAAACCCACGAGGCATTACAAAAgaaccagaacgttccagagTGTTCCAGCACTCATCTGTTGATGCACCCCAATACTCTCAGAGAAGGGATTTGTACTGTTTACACATTCAGGAAGATTACTGTTGAAGGCAGGGGCTCACTGTGATGACTGTACAGTGGAAGTCTACTCAATACCACTTGTGTCTACTCAGAGAGgtgtgagaggtcagaggtcataccTGGACCTGGGAGTTCAGTTCCTTGAAGACCTCCAGTTCTGGAAGGTCGTCAAGGCCAGGATAAGGAGCCTGAAAATCAGTTACGTGCATAAACCTTTCTTTTACAAAGCATACAAATAGCAAAGGAATTCATATTATTACTGGTAATGATACCAAAAACGACGAGTTCATCAAGCAGATTCTTTTATCCTTGGAGACAAGGGAGGATTTGAACCTTGGATCTGGTGCTGCCccaaccactgagctatgcctATCCTGAATAACCAATACAACTGAATATATTGGATAAATTCTAGCTCCACTGGGTAGCTTTTCTATTTTCAGTGGACCTAATACATTCTCAGGATTGATTCTGAAATGCATGGGCTGAACAGCCCCGAGGCCAGATCCTCCTCTCTCAGAACGTGCCCTGCTCTCAACACGGCTCTAAACTGGCCGCGAGttatcctccctgtctctgtagaGCAAGTTTAACTGCCTCTCgccaccactccccccccctcccctcctccccctctctttgtcGTGCGCCTGGACACTAGTAATTCACCCAGGAGAGGGTGGGGCTCAGAGctccagggagacagagagggagctaGGGGTAGTGGCAGCTAGGCTAGCAAGGTAGGAGAAAGAAAATGATGGGGGGAGGAaatgaagatgaagaggaaaaagagggagcGTGGGAGAGAGGGTTTTACCTTCAGcggtggtgagggagaggggctgggttgTGGAGTTGTGGGGCTGTCGAGGCTGGGCTCTGCTGGGCCCGGCTCGTCCTCtatctccatcccttcatcaaaCACGCCCTCCCCGAGGTACAGGGTCACGGGGTTCAACTGGCCACAGTGCTGACACGGACAAAACAAAAGGGCTCAGAGTGAGCAATATAGAACCCAACTCTCACTGGATGCaaaacatgcgtgtgtgtgcgtgtgtgtataaacgGTATATGTGAAAGTGTGCGTGTATATAAAGcggatgtgtgtaagtgtgtataaacagtgtgagtgtgtggtgtgtaagtgtgtctaaacagtgcgagtgtgtgtgtgtgtgtgagaggctgaCCGCGGCGCTGGCGGCGGAGCTGCAGTGGAGGCCGTGGCCCTGGTCCTGCAGGGCGCTGTGCGCGTACACGTCCTCCTCCGTGTGCGTGTCGCACAGGAACAGCTGCAGGACGTCCCGCTGGTAGCTGTGGAGGGCGGCCACCAGGGTGCGCTCACAGCACAGCTTCTGGAAGGAGCCGGTGGCCTCGGCGCTCCACTCGGCCTGGGCGACCCGAGCGGAGCAGGAAGCGGCAGTAGCATTAGCAGCAGGAAGTTTAGCAACAAACTGCTAATCAGCCTTTGAGGTGGGAAGATTCTTCGGTGGACGATGGGTACTTACTCTGATAGGCTTGACTCCAACTAGACACGAGGGGACTGCTTGTGCTGGGAGCTCAGAATAACAAGACCTAGTAAGCACAACAAGATACAAGAAGGGCAACCACGTGTGATTGGTCAGGAGCATATAAATCAACGGCCTGCGGATAACCTGACACTAATGTGCCACGCAACATACATACAGACCCTATCGGTTAAATCATCCTAAGGGTTGACGCCTAGGGGAGAAGAGGTTTGGTCTACTAAACATGGATGGGGTTCCTACTTGAGGAACTTGAGGCTGGCCCGGTCCACGTTGGTGAGGTCTCCAAAGTCCACGTAGTAGACCTCGACCTGGGTGTCGCTGAGCACGCGGTGGATGACCACGCGGTAGAACCACATGTCCCTGGGCGCCACGCAGCACGCCTGGCCCCGCCGTACGTAGCGCGGGGGGAGACGGTAGCGCTCAGACACCTTGGGACAGGTGTAGCAgctcctggagaggagggaggggtgagacgtgaaaaggtggagaaggaaaggaaggaaggggttgGTGAGACAGATGTCGAGAGATCTCATACTATCTgagcaaagcagagtacaaAATGACCTGACCAGAACATTCCCCCTCGCACCCCTCCTCTCGTCCCCCTGAGCTGTGCTTGAGGCGTCACCTCATCTCCATCATCATGTTCTCCAGGGCGCGGGTCTCCTGGTTCTCGTCGAAGCGCAGGTAGAAGTGGCTGGGCGACTCCACCCACTCCACCAGCACGGGCACCAGGGCCCGGGGGCTTCTGCGGGTGGGCGCCCGCAAGCGCTGCCCGCGCAGTGCGTCGGGGGGGACCAGCGCCTCGCCACCCGTGATCACCCGCATGGTGGGGTACGGATCTGCCAtctgggagcacacacacacaaaaggtctAGGAATGTAACACAGCACTACCATGGTAAAAATAGaaacatgcatgtgcacaccTCCATAGGTCAAAACATggtgcaaaaaaaaagaaaaaaagggattcGACCCGACGCCATCAACTTTCAGTTCTTCCCTCTGTTGCCCTGAGAGACAGAGGCTCCGGCCCGCCCACCGAGAGCAGGTGAGCCTCACCTGGTGGTAGGTCTTGTTGGTGATGCCAAGCGCCTCGTCACACCCTGGGGGGTCATCGTCCTCGGCAACAGGGTCACTCTGTGGGCCTTCCCAGGGGGACTCCTTGGAGCTGAGGTAGTACCCTGCTCTGGACGGGTTGAGgccctccccactctcctctccaccaggaCCGCtgggctctgacacacacacacacacacacacacacacacacacagaagctgaATGACACGTTCAACCCATTTAAACCTACTTCGCTCTATGGGCAAATGCATCAAACGCACAGCAGCACGACAGCACAAAACACTCAAGCTCCTTCAATAGACATCTATGACGTGATTTACATTCAATCCCACAAATGATTGAAATCTAAAGATTCACATAGGATGCAAGGCGCCCAGAACTAGAATAGCTGACCTGGCTGGGATTGGCTGACGTGTTTGATGTCCGCGACCATCCAGCGGACACCCTTGCCCTCCTTCACGGGTCTGAGGTGGAGCGTGTCGTTCAGAGCGCCCGCCATCTCCGTCACGCTCAGAAAGCCACTCTGTATCACGGGTAGCTCCTCCCCAAACGCCCTCTGAGGACAGAGGTCAGGGAGGGTTAAGGTCAAATACAGAGGTCAAGTTCAGCTGAGGAACCCAATGTAGTCTCACAACTGAAACACCATCATTGTAcattaacatacagtacattttacCTTGTATTCTGAAGGGAGATCATGTACAGATATTCCTTCACTGTTCTGACTGACCACCTGGAAAAAAAGTTACAGGTCTATTTTAGGTTTCTAATATTAGAAACGCCATCATTGCTATGATGATGTACGACTTGAGCTTTCAATTGATGTCAGGGCAGACATACTAGTGCATCTGGAAACAGTCTCCTGCCTCCCATCCTTCATCCAGACTGATGTGAGAAAACAGAAAAATCACCGGAGCACGTTCCCCAAGGCTTCCCATAAGATTGCCTTCACCGGTGCTTGCTTCCAAACATCAATCAGGATGAAGGGGCAGATCGCTGATACacttccttctgtgtgtgtgccgtgcttATGTGTGCAGATGGACTTGGGTCCATGTCTGTGGACTTGGGTCCATgtctgtatacgtgtgtgtgtgtgtgtgtctgtgcagacGGACCTGTCGGAGCCTGGTCTTCAGCTCTGAGCTGACTGTGCCTGCATGTCCATTCTCCAGGATGCACTGCTGCATTTCCTGCTCAAGCTGCAGTTGCCAATGGAAAATACAAATCATGGAATcaactggcaggcaggcagagctgGATGGCAGACCTGAGTCATGTAGAATTATACATTCCTCATAAACTGCACACTAGAATCGatttataaactgtaaatctGTCTATGTATGCCTGTCAATCTATCGGTCTGTTCTCTCACTCAGTCCAACACTGCATTTTAGTAAAAGCAAAAGGCAACCTTGATGATACATTTCTGGAACAGCTGGTCCTTAGAGGAAGGCTGGGGCTCAGGTGCGGTGGGCTCCATGTGCTGGCCCCTCTCTGTGGCCCCTGGGCTGTGCTGGCCCCTCTCTGTGGCCCCTGGGCAGGGGCTTCTGGAGAGCGGGGCTTTGGAGAGACACGCCACATGGTTCTGAGTGCTCGGCGGCCTGGGGCTTTCCACTGGAGCTGAAAGGAGGGGGCAGATGGAAAtgatgacctcttgacctgcagtcaaatgcttccCTACTGAGCATgactatatatatttatagatcATCACAAATGTGAGCATACTTCCCTTttaatatatgtatatgtattatAGAATTTTACATTGCGGGCGCTCAGCAACTGCTGAAATTCAATAATCTGACAGTTCATAAAAAGAATAACATCGCTTGAGTTCAGTTTACCCATGGAAGTACAAGCTTGTGTCAACACGTTTTAGAAGCTGGAACGATGTATAAACCTTCCATCTGTGTTTTCAGTCTGCGACTATTCCTTCAGACAGAACATAAACATCTAATGTCGCCCGCGGTCCACACATCCCAAGGAAAAGCACCGACCCACCTTGCGAATTCACCGCTGGCCTCACGACCGCCTCAATTGTCAAGGCCGGCTTGGGAGGCTTCAGGGAAGGTGTCCTCGCCGGCTGGGTCCTGACCCGGGACGTGACCGGCGGCTGCCCCTTCAGGCTCAGCACTGAGCCCGACCGGCCCTGCTGGACCACCACCATGTCCGCCGCCGCCCCCAGCATCTCGGCGACGGAGTAGAAGCCGTAGTTGGTGACACGCAGCGGCTGTCCGAAGCAGCGGGCGAAGGAGACCTCCAGCGCCGACAGGCTGATGGGCCCCTGGGAGAGCAGCACGCGGAGCTGGGTGCGGAGCTGggcggggagggctgggggagccCATCCCCGCCTGGGCAGCACCATGGGGGTGATGGGACCAGAGCGGTGGAGGTAGCGGGGGGAGAAGAAGGCCATGCCTCCCCTTCGGTTGGAGGTCTTACCTTTGGCAACGCGTTGCCTGGCCACCAGCTCTTCAATGCCTCGGGTGCTGTCGTCTGAAATAGCTGTTATGGGGAAAGGCGGgaatgagaggaaggggggagagaaaacaagagtaAGACATGACATCAAACATGAAGTGTACAGTTTGGTAAATAATGCAGAGTAACAGTCAACCGGGTGATCTTGCCTTTTAACATCAAGCTGCCATCTGCCAGGTAGTCCAAGGCAACCACATCAGGCATCTCCCTGACCATATCCAGCACGTTGCGGAACCCAAAGGACCTCAGAGGAAGTGGATGGCCAACCATGTTGGCGTAATCCCGTTTCAATTGGTCAGGGGCTAGGCCCATTTTAGCCGACATGAGGAGAGAGCGCACATCCTTCTTCAGCTCAGCGAGCATCTGTTCTTGGGTCATTCTTTCTATCGACTTCAAATCCTGTC is a genomic window of Osmerus mordax isolate fOsmMor3 chromosome 26, fOsmMor3.pri, whole genome shotgun sequence containing:
- the tdrd5 gene encoding tudor domain-containing protein 5, with the translated sequence MTQEQMLAELKKDVRSLLMSAKMGLAPDQLKRDYANMVGHPLPLRSFGFRNVLDMVREMPDVVALDYLADGSLMLKAISDDSTRGIEELVARQRVAKGKTSNRRGGMAFFSPRYLHRSGPITPMVLPRRGWAPPALPAQLRTQLRVLLSQGPISLSALEVSFARCFGQPLRVTNYGFYSVAEMLGAAADMVVVQQGRSGSVLSLKGQPPVTSRVRTQPARTPSLKPPKPALTIEAVVRPAVNSQAPVESPRPPSTQNHVACLSKAPLSRSPCPGATERGQHSPGATERGQHMEPTAPEPQPSSKDQLFQKCIIKLEQEMQQCILENGHAGTVSSELKTRLRQVVSQNSEGISVHDLPSEYKRAFGEELPVIQSGFLSVTEMAGALNDTLHLRPVKEGKGVRWMVADIKHVSQSQPEPSGPGGEESGEGLNPSRAGYYLSSKESPWEGPQSDPVAEDDDPPGCDEALGITNKTYHQMADPYPTMRVITGGEALVPPDALRGQRLRAPTRRSPRALVPVLVEWVESPSHFYLRFDENQETRALENMMMEMRSCYTCPKVSERYRLPPRYVRRGQACCVAPRDMWFYRVVIHRVLSDTQVEVYYVDFGDLTNVDRASLKFLKSCYSELPAQAVPSCLVGVKPIRAEWSAEATGSFQKLCCERTLVAALHSYQRDVLQLFLCDTHTEEDVYAHSALQDQGHGLHCSSAASAAHCGQLNPVTLYLGEGVFDEGMEIEDEPGPAEPSLDSPTTPQPSPSPSPPLKAPYPGLDDLPELEVFKELNSQVQDHKLDQFEVLRREEPVLCCSVWDQAWTPDPDPRELSPALVAPPQPSSLPAPQPSSLPAPQPSSLPAPQPSSLPAPQPSSIRTLSLHTPELMETQSCYYGLPFTPVRSPTKFIFPLFGRLG